The following are from one region of the Acidobacteriota bacterium genome:
- a CDS encoding DUF3761 domain-containing protein produces MRKLKRETVRRPEDCSATRKGATAQCRDRSDTFSRSPGVSCSHHCGVAKWLQQILSERKLWKRKGTDVGRR; encoded by the coding sequence ATGAGGAAACTCAAGCGCGAAACGGTCAGAAGACCGGAAGACTGTTCAGCTACACGGAAGGGAGCCACAGCTCAATGTCGAGATAGAAGCGACACCTTCAGTCGAAGCCCAGGGGTATCGTGCTCCCATCACTGTGGAGTGGCGAAGTGGCTTCAACAAATCCTCTCAGAAAGAAAGCTGTGGAAAAGGAAAGGGACTGATGTGGGCCGACGTTGA
- a CDS encoding poly-gamma-glutamate hydrolase family protein, whose product MADRYENFAELAAHERENTDFQIRSETRRDTPAVIAPHGGGIEPGTSELAEAIAGGDLSFYAFEGLKKDGNGVLHLTSDHLDEPIAIELVSASPTVVALHGELKCIDKVAFLGGLDKELGQRIRTALEAAEFVVRIHDNPNLQGVNKSNICNRGRSGQGVQLEMSRPLRKSFFESFDRSGRERPTKAFSRFVDTIRGAILGEPVKK is encoded by the coding sequence ATGGCAGACAGATATGAGAATTTCGCCGAGCTTGCCGCGCACGAAAGGGAAAATACAGACTTTCAGATTCGCTCGGAGACGCGGCGCGACACGCCGGCCGTTATCGCGCCGCACGGCGGAGGGATCGAGCCGGGTACATCGGAACTCGCCGAGGCCATCGCCGGCGGCGATCTTTCTTTTTATGCGTTCGAGGGACTGAAGAAAGACGGCAATGGCGTGCTGCACCTCACGAGTGATCATTTGGATGAGCCGATCGCCATAGAGCTCGTGAGCGCGTCACCAACGGTCGTGGCGCTACATGGAGAACTAAAGTGCATAGATAAGGTCGCGTTTCTCGGAGGTCTGGACAAGGAGCTGGGACAGCGGATACGGACTGCGCTGGAAGCAGCGGAGTTTGTCGTTAGAATTCATGACAATCCTAACTTGCAGGGCGTCAACAAGAGCAATATTTGCAATCGCGGCCGGAGCGGCCAAGGCGTGCAGCTGGAGATGAGTCGGCCTCTACGCAAGTCATTCTTCGAGTCCTTTGACAGGAGTGGCCGCGAGCGTCCGACAAAAGCGTTCTCGAGGTTCGTGGACACGATACGCGGAGCAATCCTCGGAGAACCTGTCAAAAAATGA